The Aedes aegypti strain LVP_AGWG chromosome 3, AaegL5.0 Primary Assembly, whole genome shotgun sequence genome contains a region encoding:
- the LOC5569001 gene encoding 3-phosphoinositide-dependent protein kinase 1 isoform X2: MGTSAEGENKYAGNTRARRSANDFMFGKLIGEGSFSVVYLAKDVHTSKEWAVKVCEKRQIIRERKQEYVKREREALNRLSGLPGFLNLFLLKIPASDEEKSSWLEEQKSDMWHSFAEGELILKKGFVNKRKGALYVPRKRMLLLTTGPKLIYIDPVQMVKKGEIPWNEKLRAEAKNFKMFFVHTPHRTYYLEDSQGYALKWCQAIQEMHDKVYKN, encoded by the exons ATGGGCACGTCTGCAGAAGGTGAGAACAAATACGCTGGCAACACACGAGCTAGACGGAGTGCCAATGACTTCATGTTTGGAAAACTAATAGGAGAAGGTAGCTTTAGCGTAGTTTATTTAGCTAAAGATGTGCATACGTCTAAAGAATGGGCAG TAAAAGTCTGCGAAAAACGGCAAATTATTCGCGAACGTAAGCAGGAATATGTGAAACGTGAACGAGAAGCACTTAATAGATTAAGCGGTCTACCCGGCTTTCTTAACTTGTTTT TATTGAAAATTCCTGCTAGCGACGAAGAGAAATCCTCATGGCTAGAAGAGCAAAAATCGGACATGTGGCACTCATTTGCCGAAGGAGAACTGATTCTTAAGAAAGGTTTTGTCAATAAAAGAAAAGGAGCTTTATATGTACCGAGGAAGCGAATGTTGCTGCTCACTACAGGTCCTAAGCTAATATACATCGATCCGGTGCAGATGGTTAAGAAAGGTGAAATTCCTTGGAACGAAAAACTGCGGGCAGAAGCtaagaattttaaaatgttttttgtgcATACG CCGCATCGAACTTATTACTTAGAGGATTCTCAAGGTTATGCGCTTAAATGGTGTCAAGCAATACAAGAAATGCATGATAAAgtttataaaaattaa
- the LOC5569001 gene encoding 3-phosphoinositide-dependent protein kinase 1 isoform X1, which translates to MGTSAEGENKYAGNTRARRSANDFMFGKLIGEGSFSVVYLAKDVHTSKEWAVKVCEKRQIIRERKQEYVKREREALNRLSGLPGFLNLFCTFQDSSKLYFVMTFAKNGTLLQLMERVKQLDMDCVRFYSAQILHAIEQMHANNIIHRDLKPENILLDDKFHIMIADFGSSRIDGTTNDNVSSDEKEESASESDEQSAPSQRKRRSFVGTAQYVSPEILKGKDSTKASDIWSFGCILYQMIAGFPPFQGPNDYLIFQKITKLELTFPNDFDHIAADLIVKLLVLNPQKRLGVKDKSPYDSIRNHKFLEGIDFLSIRKMSPPFLISALLSGECTKEDSTLDVYDFPDNIKPGLDNEQITRLLGQDWLKIGAPSTESNSSLVDKILKIPASDEEKSSWLEEQKSDMWHSFAEGELILKKGFVNKRKGALYVPRKRMLLLTTGPKLIYIDPVQMVKKGEIPWNEKLRAEAKNFKMFFVHTPHRTYYLEDSQGYALKWCQAIQEMHDKVYKN; encoded by the exons ATGGGCACGTCTGCAGAAGGTGAGAACAAATACGCTGGCAACACACGAGCTAGACGGAGTGCCAATGACTTCATGTTTGGAAAACTAATAGGAGAAGGTAGCTTTAGCGTAGTTTATTTAGCTAAAGATGTGCATACGTCTAAAGAATGGGCAG TAAAAGTCTGCGAAAAACGGCAAATTATTCGCGAACGTAAGCAGGAATATGTGAAACGTGAACGAGAAGCACTTAATAGATTAAGCGGTCTACCCGGCTTTCTTAACTTGTTTTGTACGTTTCAAGATTCTTCTAAGTTATACTTTGTGATGacttttgcaaaaaatggaACCTTATTACAATTGATGGAGAGGGTGAAACAATTAGACATGGACTGTGTTCGATTTTATTCAGCGCAAATTCTACATGCAATCGAACAAATGCACGCTAATAATATTATACACAGAGATCTAAAACCAGAGAATATACTATTAGACGACAAATTTCACATTATGATAGCAGATTTTGGATCATCTCGCATAGATGGCACGACGAATGATAATGTAAGTAGTGATGAAAAGGAGGAAAGTGCATCTGAATCTGATGAACAGTCCGCGCCTTCGCAGCGAAAGCGTAGAAGCTTTGTAGGAACAGCGCAATATGTTTCACCTGAAATCCTCAAAGGGAAAGATTCTACGAAAGCCTCAGACATATGGTCCTTTGGATGCATTTTGTATCAAATGATAGCAGGATTTCCGCCCTTCCAAGGACCTAATGATTATTTAATATTTCAAAAGATTACTAAATTAGAGTTAACGTTTCCAAACGACTTTGACCATATCGCTGCTGATTTGATCGTCAAGCTTCTCGTGTTGAATCCCCAGAAAAGATTAGGCGTAAAGGATAAATCGCCGTACGATAGTATACGAAATCATAAATTCTTGGAAGGTatagattttttatcaataCGAAAGATGAGTCCACCATTTTTAATTTCTGCTCTATTAAGTGGTGAATGTACCAAAGAAGACTCTACACTCGACGTATATGATTTCCCGGATAACATAAAGCCTGGTTTAGATAATGAACAAATTACAAGATTGCTAGGGCAAGATTGGTTGAAAATCGGAGCACCATCGACGGAGTCTAATTCATCATTAGTGGATAAAA TATTGAAAATTCCTGCTAGCGACGAAGAGAAATCCTCATGGCTAGAAGAGCAAAAATCGGACATGTGGCACTCATTTGCCGAAGGAGAACTGATTCTTAAGAAAGGTTTTGTCAATAAAAGAAAAGGAGCTTTATATGTACCGAGGAAGCGAATGTTGCTGCTCACTACAGGTCCTAAGCTAATATACATCGATCCGGTGCAGATGGTTAAGAAAGGTGAAATTCCTTGGAACGAAAAACTGCGGGCAGAAGCtaagaattttaaaatgttttttgtgcATACG CCGCATCGAACTTATTACTTAGAGGATTCTCAAGGTTATGCGCTTAAATGGTGTCAAGCAATACAAGAAATGCATGATAAAgtttataaaaattaa